taaaaaatgaaactcaATAAAGACAAAGTATGTTCTAAATGGAGTGAGACTTTAACCTTTTActattaaatgttaaaagtgGAATGTAAAATTACTGTTTGTTACAATATGTTACACAACATGTTACATGTTAAATTACTTAGTCCACCTCTGTTAGTCATAAAAGTCATAAAGAGCTGGGTTTTGGCACCCATttttacaaagagaaaaatatcTTCATATTCTGCCTTTTCAACATGACTTCCAGTAACTGACCGTGTTCAAACAGTGCttacatttttagttttatctCTCTTTTTATTTCTAGAACCGAAGTGTTTGAAATTAAACTataatgtaaatgaaaatgtacCATGCAAATCGAAAATGCTTGCTGCATAAATCTGATTCAAGACAAACAAAATCTTTAGAAATGTGGCTTTCTGGAGGCGGTTTGAAGAAAATGGATTAGAGGAACTCATAAAAGATGAAACCACAACAGAAAGGACATGAATTTCAGAGTCACACATCAAGTATTTTGCCCCTTAGCCCTTATGTAAGCAtctttagtaaaataaaaatgaccagTTAGGTCCCTTACAGAGGCAAagtgcttctgcttctgctttctcactgtttcttccagttcaggggaGCCAGACCTCATCTCAGCAAACAACGGGCAGAAGGTGGGGTAACCCTGTTCTGAAGGGGtgtacaggacacacacacatacagaaacacacacaacagagcTAGTTTTTTCAGAAGCctgttaacctaccagcatgggaggaaacccactgaaacacagagagaacataatCCAGCCTCAGGAACTGCACCCACAGCCCCCTCACTGTAAGGCAACATAGCTGatcactgcaccaccatacCAGCCGAAACATAACGTAGGATTATTCTTCCTCACATCCTCTTCCTCCTTCTTATGGGTACTAAAGAACATGCTACTGCTTTGATTACTTGTAAAAatagttcatttttatttcatgtttttttttgctagtaGTTAGAACATTAACATGCTTCCAGGACTGGAAACCACAGAATTGTTTAAAAGTCATTCTTGCAAtggtgcatttactgtatacagcgtCAACATAGTATCATTTAGAGAATTCACCTTTTGACTTCTGAAATCTGATAGCTTTTACACTATCCAATACATTTTTACTGGTGCTTTGTTTGAATTAAAGTATCATCTGTCTAGAATTTCCATACTCCATAGGCAGTGAGAATGTGCCCTGATAATGCTTATGTAGGGCTACTATATGTTCatgcactatacagtatgttttatatgATGTGGTGGTTCTACCAACCTCTGTGAATATATAGAAGTATGCAGgatgtgtacatttttaaattaaaacattaatagcCATGGTTTATGACACATAAAACAAATCTTGTTTCCCCATAAAAATGTCTCCATGTGGACAATAAGAAACAAGTGTTCTAATTTTGTCTAGATTTAAATGTTGTCTTCAGTGATTTCAGATACCACTAACTGGAAACAGCAATGAAACTTGCTACAGTGATGGATATTTATCAGTGTTATTCTGGGAAAAATTCAGGTTACTTTTTGCAACACAAATGCTGCATAAGACATAGTATGAACTGAAACTCTAACTTTGtcaaatgtgatgttactgtatgttaaatttgTATTACCACAAACTGAAAGTAAAAGATGAGATCacttaaagttcttaaaaagtaAATGCCAATTCTATCTCAATAGAATAAACATtcctggctgaaaaacataaaattaagTTTGAATAATCTATCTATAATATTCCATATAGTCCATCAATTTTCAGGAACTGTTTAGTGCCAGAGCCAAAAAATCATTCATACTTAACCAAGAAGAGTAgtagcattttcattttttagtgATTCATTtcctaaattaaatttattcgaagaaaaataaattctacatTTTAGTCCTCCTTGTTCAGGGGGTGACTAATCCCTTTCAGTTAGGGGCTAATCAGACAGGCCCACCCCTCTGAAAGTAATTCCCCTTCATGTATTTGTTAGATGAACAGCTCAGCAATAAAAGAGCGCCGCATCGGAGGAGATATTCACTTTCACAGTGAGTCTTCTGCAGAACCGTCGGCTTTGGGCTCCTTAGTGCCATGCTGCTGAAGATGGGGTCTCTTCGCCTGTGTCTGCCAGTCTGGCTCCTGGCTCTGCTGCTCGCTGCGTCTCTCACTGAAGGTAACACTGTCTGGGCAGCTGGCCCTTTAAAATCACATGGGCTCTGATTTTGGCTTGCAGTGTGTTTTAGCATCTTTTCTTAAACAAACTGTAGGGTTTCTTACTAATAACATTTCGCCACAAAATGAGGATGGCCTCCaagcatattttaatgtttctaaaCATTGCATCCCACATGCACTCAAACTTTTCTTTTACTACATAAAAAATGTGCTTTATATTTAACTAGAGATTGTTGAGGAGGAAAATACATGAGGTGTAAGAGACGGAATTAAGAATCTGGGATGATGGATGATGATAGAAGATGCACTCCCTGATAGAATGGACAAATGTTTGGGGTTCATATTTTAAGGGTTCACCACTAAATTTCATTTAACGTTCACAGTTAGACGAAAAAAGGTTTAAGATAGAATTTCAAATGATACCCGGCTGCATCTAACTGATTTCTCTAGAGATGTAGAGAGTATCCCAAATATCAAAGCTAATCTAGTCCTCTTTTTGCATTCCATCTTTACCTTTTTGACTGTGATAATTTATACGATACTGTTTGTCTAGTGATATTTGACTGGTCTTTTGACTGAACTGGATTGAAGAGTGAACAGAGTATTAAACCATAATTTACACATCCTTTCAAAGAAGGCATAATGTACTGGCACTTTTCTGTATTGTGTTGCTGTGGTAATCGTAGGCTTTCAGTTCCCTTGAATAAATATATGAAGGTGAAAAATAGCCACCATTACAAAAGCGTACAAGCAAGTTTCAAAACTCTTTGTTTCAGTTAAAAAATGATCCGCTCTTCTATTCTTATTTGCCAAGGAACCTGGGGAAAGCTCAGttgaaacaaacaagaaaaatgtatttctcttcTCACCTATATTGTCCCCAGGTCAATCCAATCTCTAATATTTACAGGTGCTTCCAGAACTTGAgttctgttttgcttttgtgCAACCAGCTTTGAAAGTGACTTTGCTTGTTTTTGAAATCACATTCTTCCTTTGCTTCTCAGCATATTCAGTGTGCTTTTCGTATCAGCTGTAGTTCCCCAGAGACACGGCTGTGGTTATTTTCAAGGTATCAGCCACTCACAAAATCAAATGTGAAAAGGAAAAGATAGAAGAAGCCTCAGGTGTTTTACCTCAAGTCAACCTCATTTGACTATTTTCACCTGTTGGCATCAGGGAAGGTATCACATGTGGTGTTCATCCAACATGATGTCTTTCTTGACTTGCTAAGACACTAATATCCCGCTTAGTTTCAGTTTTAATCAAGTAATACTGCACAGAgttaaacaaatgttaaaaatcttATATGTAAAATCAAACCATGTATGTTACGACTTAAAGATTGGTTATCAAATTGTTCGCAATTTATGCTGCTGTAGTTTCAGACTAGTCTTGGAAGAAAAATCAATAAGATAAGGTCTGGAACATTTGCTGCAAGTCTACAGGCAAAACCACAGATCTGGGAAATCAATCATGCAGCTATTTTAATAAACTGAAGAATAATGATCTTTTCTACTACACAGATCTGGGATATGTATTTCAGAACTGTAGCTGTGAATATAAAAGTACCATATATTCAGGGAGGACCCATCTTGATGTACTTGGTATAGTTTACAATTTGACTATACCGCTGTGCTTTTCTAAGAAATGATAGAAAAATAGTACATCTGACTAAGAAACAGCAAGATGAGAAATTGGTCTCATGAATGATGTAAGAAATCTTTTCAAAGTTTCACACACtaaaaatgaaagttttttATGATTGTTTCATTCTCAGTAGCTAACAGCCACGCAACAGTAATGAAGACAAATTAGGAAGGGTGTTGCTGTGCATGGGGAGACACGTTTTTGTCTACTGTGAGACAAGGTTTGAAAATCGCTGTAAAGTTGTCCCAAATCAAACTGGtgtttacagtataaacagaAGCAAAATCAATTCAGTTTGAAGCAGGCAGCCTCAGAGGAACACTTTCACTTGATTGAAAGATAGGGGAGATCATATTTTCTTGCAGGTTCTGTGGCTGGTTTAATTCCTCTAAAGGCAATCATAAAGTTACTGgagttatttaaatataattggcAGATTAATTCTACTTAAATAAATGTGAGTGAATTATGTTTAACCATGCTTAGCTGACAGACAGTTTAACTCATCTGAGAGCTAACAGCTctataaaacacataaaaagtCCGTGTTGGCTAATGCACAGAGAGCACAGCCTGAAGTGACAAGAACTGACAATTTCCCCTTGTTCGTGTCTGTTAAGGGTTTCACATGGTTAACAGGCCCAGGAAGTGCTGCTTTGACTTTGCTGCGAAACAGCTGTCTAGACGGAAGATTGTGAGCTACTCAACAACTAGCCAGCAATGCACGAAGGGAGGGATTCTGTGAGTATGGCTTTTTAATCCATACAATAATACTCTCTTGCTTTTCTGCATGGAGTAACGGAATATTCATCAGGCAGCTTGAGtaatgttttaaacctaatgtGTTCACTGAACTGCTGAATTCACCCGCAAAACCCTCAGTACAGTTTCCATCTGCTTGTGAAAGATGGCCATGTCGCATCAAAGCCAACCACACaaaacaggaaagaaaggaGAACTCACAGATATTTGCAGTCTTTTCTCAGGTGACACAATGTAGATCAAGCTACGCTGAATATCATAGGCGTTGTGGTTACATCAACCTCATGTAAGGACGTCACAAGAAAGAAttctcaattatttttttaaactaatgaGTTATTTACTTCaacacatggaaaaaaaatgctttggcTCTTTTTCTAAATATGGACTTGTCCACCTCAGGCTGAATACAAGCTTTAGAGCAAACCATGTTTGAACTTGGAAAAGTGAGCATTCAAATTCAAACCCCATCTGTCACTCAGCACACTGTGGGAAATTCGTATTTATATTCTCCACGCCGTCTAGTTCCTTCACCTAAATAGGTGGAATAAACATAACACTAAGAATGGTGATGAAAAAGTGGAGGTCGTTCAGTCTACCTTGTGTTAGTTGTTAGTAGTGTCTAGATAAAAGCCACAGAATCAACTAGGGGGCTGAATAGATTGACTTACTAATCCTCCTATTTTAGTTTACTAACTAGTTGAGGTATTAAATAGTAGACTAGTTCACTAAgccagaatctagatcactAATACAAATTAGGAGAAGTAATTCAAGCAGATTCTGGTGCTTCCCAAACTGCAAGGACAGTCAGTGTGTTCTTATTTATCTTCACCTGTTACTTAGTTAAAAGTATATATTTCTGCTTATGTAAAGTTTTGTGGCCCAGGAACACCAGCTGCCATTAAGAGAAACGTGCAGCTCTGGGAATAGAAAATGGCCCCATGAACAGAGGGGTTGTTGGTGTCTCCCAGTGGTGGTGTGTAAGCtgattcaagaaacagctggataagatctTCAAATCCACCGGCCACCCCTAACCAAGAGAGGAAGAGCACGGCTACGTGTTTTCTTCTTGCCTGCTGGTGTTTaacctgccttgtgctcatACTGTGTGTTCATCTTCCTCAGGTTCAGAACTCTAGCTGGGAGGGAGGTCTGCGCCAGGCCCTCAGACAAATGGGTGCAAGACTACGTCAAGTTTTTTGATGGCAAAAGCAAGCCCTCCAGAATTTAAAAGCTCTGCTGCTGAAGCCCCTTTCAttatctgtgtctgccctgctgtTCATTGGTGAAATAGCCAAGTATAAAATTCTCCAAAGCACCTTTCAAGCTAAAGTTGTGGACGTCACCTCTGTTGCTCATGTCTCCGAGTGAGTGACTGAGTTTGACCGCATTTTGCTCTCAGTTTAGATGCCCCATAGGGAGTTTGttgttaaaaaacacatatcaaAACCCGCAGTCTGGAAAACTCCAGTGGAATATCGTGTAAGTGTAAATCTGGAAGATATCggattaaaaatgaatggaaaacCAAAACAAGCACTGTGTGATGAATTCTAAACTCAAGAATGTAATTTACTTCCCTTTACTGAAAATAGTGAAGAAAAAGTGTTAAAGAGGGGGCTACTTTCCTGCAGCTATTCTGCTTTTAGTACACTGAAGCATACTGCCAGAAAATGCTGTCTATTATACTAGGCCAATTTGTGATACTAAGGAAAATCACAAAGCTGAAATATCAGAAAAAGCCATCTACCTACTaaaagaaaatagttttgtgatACCTGATTCCTGTTGCCTCCTGTAAACAATTGTCTACAATAACAGTGATGCAGAAGTGTACTGTAGCCAGAGGTGGTCTATTttgtacatgtatttttttgtgcaaaTCTATGTGTGTGtttcattaaaacaatattaCTGAAACATGCTGCTGTATCTGTTTTTCTTACATAGATATCCGTGTCTGAACACACCACACACAGTGCACTGCAAGCAGCGTTAAGAAGACAATATCACTGGGAAGCAATCTGCAATGTGCATTTTGTTACTTTTGAATGAATTCTGACTGTTCTAAATTCATATGCTGAAGGACAAACTCCTTCACACCATCTACAAAAACTGGGACTTCTACAAATCAATTTTATGGGGCCTAATCATCATGGACGGTATTGTTCTCTAACACACCAGCCTCACTTAACACAAGACCCTTCACCTGTGCAGGGGCCTGTGCTCAGTGAAACACTAAAAATCACATGCAGCCAAACTGTTCTTTTTCACCAAACCCTTCATCACATTATAATAAAACGGAAACGCTGGCGTTCAGGTTATATTTGCGCTTCTTTTGATTCTCGTCTGATGAATGAGCTTCTAGAGAAAAGAAAGACGCACTCGCCTGCTAAGTGTATCGGGTTCTCTAACTTAAGGAGTGTGCAGTGCATCACTGCTATTTGGCCAAAGTCAAATCCTTCGTCACCAACAAAACTTTGCCATCATCAGACGTTGCTCATTACCGATAACTCCCAGCACGCACAGTATAAATTCAGTAGAATATGTTTTAGTTCAGCTTTGTAATAAGTCTCTTTTGTTTGCGTTTGAGTAAAGGGAGTCTCGTTAAGTGTTTTAAGAccacattctttaaaaaaaaaaaacaactctctGAATTCAGCAGCTACCGTAGAACACAGATTCGcttacatgcccagggcaattaAACTGGAATTCAGACGGTGAAAGGAACGGCGGAAATAAATAACAACAGCCAAGCGCTGCTGTCTTTCCGTTCCTGGAAGGTCAGGCTCACCGAGTGCCGTGGAGACGGAGGGGCGCTGCTGAGGACTGGAGTCACTAAACAGCAGGACAGTTCACTTCTGCAAACCTTGACCCCATACGCAGACTCAGGACCAGGGGCGTAGCCACGGGTGGGCCGGGCCCACCGGATTGATCCTAGGCCTACCCAATCAGTCCAAagtaatttaagattttttttcccccttgttTGCGTtacatgatttgctttttaatgttacgtgtttgatttttttcatcgTATGTGATTTGCTATTGTCTCGCTGTATCTTTTGTGACCAATAAGAAAATTATTGTAAATGTCGTGGGGCGGTGCATGCGTAGCCGTAGCCTAATtgcctataataataataataataataataataataataataataataataataataataataataataattgcctaTCGTTGTCCACAGACACTCTTAGAGCTGTCTAGCGCTAGGGTTTTGGTTTATTAGCCAACATGgcaaaataaatgcatatatttgCGTTTTTCAAAAAGCCGCCTGTAGATGACCAGACCAGTCCCGAAACAAATAAGACACATGAGACGCTGTAAGGAGAACAGCCTGGCTTCccgaatacaagtgtttctggaCCGTAAGCGGCAGTGCACGCGTTTGCTTGTAGCAGCTCGATACCTGTAGGAGTTAAGTACGAGGAGGTTCTAAAATTTCTCCTGTAAACAAATTATAAGTTTTGGAATGCATGAATAACTAAGATAATATTGACGGATAGATGTGAGTGTGCATTTTACAGATAACTATTCAGATCGCCTCTTAAATGCCCTGCAGTTTAAGTGAAGGACGTTTACAGAGCTAAAGTacagttttaattttctaaagcagttttcctttctttccctaCCATGACACATTGATGTCAAACCCATAACTGTGGGATTATATCGCGACAAGACCTTTGCAGTATGTCATGATAGGGACCCCGTGTAAATTGAATGTATATCGCGGCAGTTTATATCAAGACTGGCTCCTTGCTTCCATGCCACCCTGGCACCGCTGTCGCAACAAAGGACTCATATCAGGACATCATATACCCAGATAGGACTTGTCGCGATTTATGGACTTTGAGCCGTGATATGGGGTCAGAGTATCCTGTCAGGGTATGTCCTGTCGCAACATATGGACTCCATGTCGGGACATGGTGGCGGGGCATTCTGTccgggtatgtcatatcgcgatataaggggcttcatgtcgcgacatgggcgtGATAGTTTTTGTAATATCGCGACATATGGACTCCATGTCACGACAAGGGGGGTGGGCGTTTTGGCTGGGCATGTTATATCGCGATATAGGGtctttcatgtcgcgacatggggcggGGCATTTTTATCAGGgtttgtcatatcgcgatatgcgggcttcatgtcgcgacatgaggACAGGGGCATTTTGTCGGGGTATGTTATATCGCGATATATTGACTTAATGTCGCAACAGTGATACGTCAATCACAATGGGTATCGCGATGTGATCGTGATGCGCAGACTCCTATCGTGACATGCTATCGGAGTCGTGAACGCGCTGTGGACGCCATGACATTCTTTGTCTGCTATTCAGTTTTGACCTCAGTGCGACATCTCTTAGATTGATCAGTAATTGGAAACCAATGGATGTGTAACGGTATATCCAGCGtgctcatacagcacacacCGTTAACCGGGGCTACAGTATTTGGACCAGGAAGATCATCCATCACCTGTGTATCTACATGTTCTCGGAACTTCCGCTGTGGCGCTTTACCCAATCAGAGTGTCGATTCTCACTCTTCACCCAATCGCGGCCCGAGCTGTTCGGGGGTTTAGCCAATCACGGGGCTGAGAGCTGTTCAAGCCAGCAGCGCCAGGTGGATCGGCTTGAATACTGTCAATGAGAATctacttttaaaatactttacttattttcctaataattacattggcttatttttttattttaacttctaTATTGATTCACAATGTCCCGTACTCTTcgaaataaatactttttttatttgcaatataatTGTCTCCGCTGCCTTCTGTAATGAACGCATggtatttgaacaattttaatcgTATATGTAAGGTAGGGAAACACCTTCtgcttttacttaaaaaaataaatagaaatgtaaagtctatgatcattatattattatgctcgtgctttcaattttgtttttttattgttaaattatatcgaTCTTGAAATACCTAAATATGTGAATATGGGCTCTCGTGTTGTACCAGCGGTAATTTGGAAGTGATACTTTTTCGAGAAcatggttaaaaattaaaagaaaacacctaaCCCAATGAACTAACATAGTAAGTCCTTCCTAAATGTAAGATGTTTATTTGTGTAAACGCTGCAAAGTCTGGGGTCAACTGATCACAACTGAAAGATCTGGTGACCCTGGTGGACTGGCTTCTCCTACGCAGGGTATATTGCCTTACGCCCATTGTTTGCTGGGACAAGCTCCAGCACCCCTGTAACCCTGAAGTTCATAAGTGGATGAGAATATTGGAAGTATGATTAGAAAGGAAGTCTCAAACCTAAGATAGAAAAGTGTGGGGTCTTTGAatttcaggtgtgagagggtCAGTAATCCTCGACTCTCAGGTGGTACAGCTGAGTTCTACCAGATGCACATGGATAGGTCAAAGCACTCTGATACAATTTAAACCCAGTGAGCCAGAGTGTTTTTCTTGTGATATTTCATGTGTCAAGAAGTAACGTCTATATAACAATTTAACACGATCTCTTTCACCTCAAGAGAGGAAATTGTGGTCTTTCACTGCAACACAATGGAGGACTATTTCATCAATAGGCTCATCATGTTGAGCAGGTAAGATTGGCCCTTGCAACTTAGGAATTATGACACAGAGAAGCCCTCACCGACTGGGGTGTAAGTACAATCACAATTCAGAActagaaaatcataaaaaaaataaaccagctTTACATGGGTCCTGAAAACCCTGTTTTTAAGGTGGGTACATTTTAATTGTTCCAGTGGTAGAGTACGCAAAGCCCGACTCAAATATTGAAGCATTCCCACACTCAACCCGACAACCTTCAGTTAATGATGTGGAACAAATCAGAGGACAAAAAGACACTGAggagaagtgtatttaaaatggagaacaggaggcattttttttgcagaaaagtTTGTCGGAGCCAGGAATACCCCTTAGAGCGAATATCTTGGCGTcttccaagaaacagctggatgaaaactTCAGATCAGTTAGGCACTTCTATTAACGTCATCCTACTGCCATAATGGCAGCCAGACAAGGGCACAGCATGATGCTCCCtgctcttcatcagaaatacACACTCCTGTTAGAGAAAAGGAGCTTTAGAGGTCCCACTCCACCTCAGAAAGCAAACTGCATCCTCatactggaaataaaaaaataacccaAAGGATGGACAGAAAATAAACTCCACCATTCagaaatatacatatttatttacaattaCAGTTCACCATTTGCATAgaaatttaatatttcaaaaatatttttttaaaatatcacataGTAAACGGATCAGAAAGTGATTAGaagctttttaatatacatattttccacaagctttttttaaaaataaacattcaccaAATACTATTATCTCTTCCtagaaacacatttacaaaatgttacttttgaaaatgttcagaaGTGTTTTCTAGAAGTCATTAGACAGGACACTGTGCGTTGGGTAAGAATGGTGCCGGATGGAAGAGCTGTTGGAAGGATTTTGAAGTGGTATCAAGAACTTCAGCCAGTGACCTGGCCACACGATTTTAAGGTGACAAACACTTAACCACGGTTTATTTCCCCACACTGCAGTTGAATGAGGACGTTTCCCACTGctgtaaaaaagcattttgtatttctgacagactgcatttattttcataGTGTTCCTACTACACCTGTATTTAAATATCCTTCAACTGTAGTATTTTTTATTCCTCTCTAAATCCCAACAGGCTTTCCATCCTTAAGTCAACCAAATGGATTAATGCCCGTCTGTTCACCCTGgtacttttttaatttatttagcatAACCTAAAACATAGGAGATAGAATTATTGTAGTGGGGATATTTTGCATGCACAGTGCCAAGCAGATTTGGTAACAGATATTTAAGTTGGTTTCTGGTCTTCATTAGTACATTTCTGACTCTAATAAATGCCAACCTGTGGTCAACATGCCTCCCTGCACAAAAATATTAAGAACAATAAAACAGGTTGCAGGAGATGGCTTTGTTCCAGAACCCTCTAAGCAGAGGTGTCAGCCCTGTGGAAACATGAAAG
This genomic interval from Lepisosteus oculatus isolate fLepOcu1 chromosome 20, fLepOcu1.hap2, whole genome shotgun sequence contains the following:
- the LOC107079988 gene encoding monocyte chemotactic protein 1B-like, coding for MLLKMGSLRLCLPVWLLALLLAASLTEGFHMVNRPRKCCFDFAAKQLSRRKIVSYSTTSQQCTKGGILFRTLAGREVCARPSDKWVQDYVKFFDGKSKPSRI